Within Spartobacteria bacterium, the genomic segment AAGTGCTGAAGGATTTTCCCGTGCGTAGCGGATGCGCAGACCCCACGCAGTCCCGTCGCCGGCAAAATTTTCGATCTGTTCACCAAGGTGCCCGATGCAAAGGACGACATCGCCGATGCCGCATTTAGAGAGTAAGTCCAGTTGCCATGAGAGGAAAGGTCTGCCGGCAACAGGAAGCAGTGCCTTCGGAAGATCTCTGGCCACAGACTGGATACGCGTTCCCATACCCCCGGCAAGAATGACGACTTGAAGCTTGTTATCGTCCATTATTCCATCGCTTGTGTTTCAAAATCATCGAAAGAGGACAGGTCGGCTACAACGCGAGCTCCCTGCATGGAAGGGAAATAAGGAACAGATGGCATGCCATGCGAAGCCATGAATGCATCCAGTTCGCGTCCTTTTGACGGGCAGTAGAACAAGGCAAAGCCACCGCCGCCTGCACCGATGATTTTTCCGCCGAGCACTCCAAATTCGCGTTTGACGTGTTCGTAAAGTTCATCCATCACCGATATGCTGATGCCTGCAGAGAGTTGCTTCTTGTTCTTCCAATGCTTATCCATCAGGACGGCAAAACGATCTAAATCACGATTTCGGAACGCTTTTTCGATGTCATATCCAATGTCTTTGATATGCAGCAGGCTATCTACTACCCGATGATGATCGAGCGACTTGATTTCTTTGGCCGCATCATTTTGATGCTTTAGAACGGCGTTGGCCGAGCGCTGTATGCCAGTATAGTACATACGAGCCTTATTGGCCAGTTCCGTGGCGGTCATAAAGTCCACAGGAACATGACCGACATTAACTTTTCCGTCGCAATCTATGTCTAGTGTTCGAAACCCGCCAAAGGCTGCCATAAACTGGTCCTGTTTGCCAACAGGTTCGTTGAGAATGTTCATTTCGATATGACATGCCTCTTCAGCAATTTCCTGAATGGATACCGTCTGGCGGCGGTAGGCACGAATGGCTGTCAGGAGCCCGACAAGATACGCGCCAGAAGAACCCAGCCCTGTTTTTGCTGGCAGATCCGCCTGGCTAGTTAATTCGATGAACTCATTGACACCATGCAGGGTTAAAGCCTCGCGCGCTAAGGGGTGCGCAATTTCGCTAAGAGAAGATACCGTTTCGACCTTGCTGTAGCGGATTATGCTTTTGCGCTC encodes:
- a CDS encoding galactokinase; translated protein: MIITRTPFRITLGGGGTDLPSFYEQHGGYVFAMTINKYMYISIHRLPVTERKSIIRYSKVETVSSLSEIAHPLAREALTLHGVNEFIELTSQADLPAKTGLGSSGAYLVGLLTAIRAYRRQTVSIQEIAEEACHIEMNILNEPVGKQDQFMAAFGGFRTLDIDCDGKVNVGHVPVDFMTATELANKARMYYTGIQRSANAVLKHQNDAAKEIKSLDHHRVVDSLLHIKDIGYDIEKAFRNRDLDRFAVLMDKHWKNKKQLSAGISISVMDELYEHVKREFGVLGGKIIGAGGGGFALFYCPSKGRELDAFMASHGMPSVPYFPSMQGARVVADLSSFDDFETQAME